In Deinococcus puniceus, one genomic interval encodes:
- a CDS encoding DUF4142 domain-containing protein yields MKKRSLLALTTCLALCVPASLAGGAQNSPVAAVSTAQVSNDTDVLFMEVMTMSNLTEIQTSRLALQKSSNAEVRAFAQEMIVEHTKAQAELNAIAQAKGIKLADKPGADQRLQYNKLTTLSGAAFDAEYKKVQVDGHAMTLKLIQTYRTVAKDAQAAAYAAKTQPVVAEHLEHARMLPGS; encoded by the coding sequence ATGAAAAAGCGTTCTCTGTTGGCCCTGACGACTTGTCTTGCTCTCTGTGTTCCCGCTTCCTTGGCAGGCGGCGCACAAAACAGCCCAGTGGCGGCGGTCAGTACCGCCCAAGTCTCCAACGACACCGATGTGCTGTTCATGGAAGTCATGACCATGAGCAACCTCACCGAGATTCAAACCTCGCGCTTGGCCTTGCAAAAGAGTAGCAACGCCGAAGTGCGGGCCTTTGCTCAGGAAATGATTGTGGAACACACCAAAGCTCAGGCCGAGCTGAACGCCATCGCGCAGGCCAAAGGCATTAAGCTGGCCGACAAGCCCGGTGCAGATCAGCGCCTGCAATACAACAAACTCACCACCCTGTCCGGGGCCGCCTTCGACGCTGAATACAAGAAGGTGCAGGTGGACGGCCACGCCATGACCCTGAAGTTGATCCAAACGTACCGCACTGTTGCTAAGGACGCACAGGCCGCTGCCTACGCCGCCAAAACCCAGCCTGTGGTCGCAGAGCATCTGGAACACGCGAGGATGCTGCCCGGTTCCTAA
- a CDS encoding cupin domain-containing protein, whose protein sequence is MTNHDFSPTLLTTQEIKHKHSRVRQFFYVLSGELTLELEGEVFKLRPQQGLEIAPQLVHQARNEGENPAELIVISDGISREDRPNI, encoded by the coding sequence ATGACGAATCATGATTTTTCTCCAACGCTCCTCACCACACAAGAAATTAAGCATAAGCATTCGCGGGTGCGCCAGTTTTTCTATGTCCTGAGCGGTGAACTGACGCTCGAATTAGAGGGCGAAGTTTTCAAGCTGAGGCCGCAGCAGGGGCTAGAGATTGCCCCGCAGCTGGTGCATCAGGCACGGAACGAGGGCGAAAATCCAGCCGAATTGATCGTGATTTCAGACGGTATTTCACGAGAAGATAGACCGAACATCTAG
- a CDS encoding VOC family protein codes for MKLNHINLGVTDVPVAVEIFERYFGLKQADGMPRNDNMTFLRDDDGSLISVFKSKDVNYPKVFHIGFLQDTPEQVRAIHAELTAGGYQIPGPSENHGRLTFYFNTPFGVIVEVESFFA; via the coding sequence TTGAAACTCAACCACATCAACCTAGGCGTCACAGATGTTCCCGTAGCCGTAGAAATCTTCGAGCGTTACTTTGGCTTGAAGCAAGCGGACGGGATGCCGCGTAACGACAACATGACTTTTCTACGCGACGATGACGGCTCTCTGATCTCTGTCTTCAAAAGCAAAGACGTGAATTACCCCAAAGTCTTCCATATCGGCTTTTTGCAAGACACGCCGGAGCAAGTGCGGGCCATTCACGCCGAATTGACGGCGGGCGGCTACCAGATTCCCGGCCCCAGCGAGAATCACGGACGCCTGACCTTCTATTTCAATACACCGTTCGGCGTCATCGTCGAAGTCGAATCGTTTTTCGCATAA
- the sufD gene encoding Fe-S cluster assembly protein SufD → MTQTPFTTELLAAGGPDWLTSKRRESLDLFNTLEVPHEGVEAWKYTQVTVDFNELRPHGKREVVADVASLPASVQERLNGTDVGAFLVLDGPDVVYRTELPAELVAKGVIFTDLKTAVEQHADKVQQYLYSVVPAEVPDDTTIAAPGTTPSKSPDPSEGKFSALAAALWTNGAFVYVPRGVEVELPLGSFRVMSEAGTYTATRTLVVAEANSSVTFIDEQDSEDLPGTYAIGAVELVVGDGARLRYVSIQNWGKGVTHIQRQRGDVGKDATLNSLVVTMGGTLSRTEMQSYLRGQGSDSEMLALYFANEDQHFDHYTLQHHAAANAHSDLLYKGVGDDQSVGVFSGMIKVDLHAQKTDAYQKHRTLMLSSDARNYSVPQLEINANDVRCSHGSTTGPVDQEQLFFLKSRGIREEQAEKMLVTAFLEDVLTRVPLKSVVGYIEGIIAKKVGAA, encoded by the coding sequence ATGACCCAAACCCCCTTTACCACTGAACTGCTTGCGGCGGGCGGCCCTGATTGGCTAACCAGCAAGCGCCGTGAAAGCCTAGACCTTTTCAATACGCTGGAAGTGCCGCATGAAGGCGTGGAAGCGTGGAAATACACGCAAGTCACTGTGGATTTCAATGAACTCCGGCCCCACGGCAAGCGCGAAGTTGTGGCCGATGTCGCCTCGTTGCCTGCCAGTGTGCAGGAGCGCCTCAACGGAACTGATGTAGGCGCGTTCCTTGTACTGGACGGCCCTGACGTGGTGTACCGCACCGAACTCCCTGCCGAACTGGTGGCCAAAGGCGTGATCTTCACTGACCTGAAAACTGCCGTGGAGCAGCACGCCGACAAGGTGCAGCAGTACCTCTACAGCGTAGTTCCTGCCGAGGTGCCCGACGACACTACCATCGCCGCCCCCGGCACCACGCCCAGCAAGTCGCCTGACCCCAGTGAAGGCAAATTTAGTGCGCTGGCGGCGGCCCTGTGGACGAACGGCGCGTTCGTGTACGTGCCGCGCGGTGTGGAAGTGGAATTGCCGCTGGGAAGCTTCCGCGTGATGAGCGAGGCCGGAACCTACACGGCGACCCGTACTCTGGTGGTGGCCGAAGCCAACAGCAGCGTCACCTTCATTGACGAGCAGGACAGTGAAGACCTGCCCGGCACCTACGCGATTGGCGCGGTGGAACTCGTGGTGGGCGACGGCGCACGCCTGCGCTACGTGTCCATTCAGAACTGGGGCAAGGGCGTGACCCACATTCAGCGGCAGCGCGGCGACGTGGGCAAAGACGCCACCCTGAACAGCCTCGTGGTGACGATGGGCGGGACGCTGAGCCGCACCGAGATGCAGAGCTACCTACGCGGCCAGGGCAGCGATTCCGAGATGCTGGCGCTGTACTTTGCCAACGAAGACCAGCACTTTGACCACTACACTTTGCAGCACCACGCCGCCGCCAACGCGCACAGCGATCTGCTGTACAAGGGCGTGGGCGATGACCAGAGCGTCGGCGTGTTCAGCGGCATGATCAAGGTAGACCTGCACGCCCAAAAAACCGACGCCTACCAGAAGCACCGCACCCTGATGCTGTCCAGCGACGCCCGCAATTACAGCGTGCCACAGCTGGAAATCAACGCCAACGATGTGCGCTGCTCTCACGGCAGCACCACCGGGCCAGTGGATCAGGAGCAGCTCTTCTTCCTGAAGTCTCGCGGGATTCGCGAGGAACAGGCCGAGAAGATGCTGGTCACGGCCTTCCTTGAGGACGTGCTGACCCGTGTGCCTCTGAAGAGCGTAGTGGGCTATATCGAGGGCATTATTGCCAAGAAAGTCGGCGCAGCTTAA